From the Musa acuminata AAA Group cultivar baxijiao chromosome BXJ3-7, Cavendish_Baxijiao_AAA, whole genome shotgun sequence genome, one window contains:
- the LOC135642486 gene encoding pentatricopeptide repeat-containing protein At3g29230-like produces MCAAASVPFHQQIPHLLTRCGFCHLDQIHGLLITTSLFRSPTLSSLLLRRATDFGRMDYAEHLFFYFSAAAPHVLLYNSMIRGYAYSGPHESSLLMFEEMLQRGLKPNNFTYPYVLDSCTRLGNNGYGKKSHCQVIKTGYDTVASVASSLLRFYIEMERSRLAVGALVDARRVFDGMMTKTIGLWNRMVSEYIGFGDVESAKRIFDDMPQRDVVSWNSMLSGYLRSLDKKRALDFFRRMPVTDVVSWTSMMTALSKAGDLRAARRLFDEMPGRNVVSWNCMLSSYTSHGEYQQACKLFSQMQSQGVAPDGYTFVSALSACAHLGDLETGKWIHFSLIRDGLQLGAIVGTALIEMYAKCSDIDSAFKVFIKMVEKDVFCWNVMIKAFATHGRIKDSLKLFDLMIRKGLKLNDVTFLSVLFACSHGGLVEEGRQIFNSMEKDFGIQPRIQHYGCLIDLLCRNGQLEEAQALITEMPYKPDIAVWGALLGGCRTRSDLKSAEQAMEGMQELETDESGVYVLVSNMYATSSQYNEALKAREMMEQRNIWKTTGCSTVIKETDVV; encoded by the coding sequence ATGTGTGCCGCCGCCTCCGTGCCGTTCCATCAGCAGATCCCCCACCTCTTGACCCGCTGCGGATTCTGCCATCTCGACCAAATTCATGGCCTCCTTATCACCACTTCTCTTTTCCGATCTCCGACCCTCTcgtccctcctcctccgccgagcCACCGATTTTGGCCGCATGGACTACGCCGAGCATCTCTTTTTCTACTTCTCCGCCGCCGCCCCTCACGTCCTCCTCTACAACAGCATGATCCGCGGTTACGCCTACAGTGGGCCTCACGAGAGCTCACTTCTCATGTTCGAAGAAATGCTTCAGAGAGGGCTGAAGCCTAATAATTTTACTTACCCCTATGTTTTAGACTCTTGCACCCGTCTTGGAAACAATGGCTACGGTAAGAAATCTCACTGTCAAGTTATCAAGACCGGATACGACACAGTCGCCTCTGTTGCTAGTTCGCTGTTGAGATTTTATATCGAGATGGAGCGGTCTCGTCTTGCAGTTGGCGCATTGGTCGATGCACGAAGAGTTTTTGATGGCATGATGACGAAAACCATAGGGCTTTGGAACAGAATGGTCTCCGAATATATTGGTTTTGGTGATGTAGAGTCAGCGAAGAGGATCTTCGATGACATGCCGCAGCGAGACGTGGTGTCGTGGAACTCGATGCTTTCAGGCTACTTGAGATCGTTGGATAAAAAGAGAGCACTGGACTTCTTCCGGAGGATGCCAGTGACGGACGTGGTGTCATGGACCTCGATGATGACAGCTTTATCGAAAGCTGGTGATCTTAGAGCGGCAAGGAGGCTGTTCGATGAAATGCCTGGGAGGAATGTGGTTTCCTGGAACTGCATGCTATCGAGTTACACATCTCATGGGGAGTATCAGCAGGCGTGCAAACTCTTCTCTCAGATGCAGTCACAGGGAGTGGCTCCGGATGGATACACGTTTGTCTCTGCTCTATCCGCCTGTGCTCATCTTGGAGATTTGGAGACTGGAAAATGGATACATTTCAGTTTGATAAGAGATGGGCTTCAGCTGGGAGCCATAGTTGGAACTGCACTGATAGAAATGTATGCCAAGTGCAGCGACATAGACTCAGCATTCAAAGTCTTCATCAAGATGGTTGAAAAGGATGTATTTTGCTGGAATGTGATGATCAAAGCATTTGCGACGCATGGGAGGATAAAAGACTCACTGAAACTCTTCGACTTGATGATTAGGAAAGGACTTAAGCTTAATGACGTAACGTTTTTGAGTGTATTATTTGCTTGTAGTCACGGAGGGCTGGTGGAAGAGGGTCGACAGATCTTTAATTCGATGGAGAAAGACTTTGGAATTCAACCAAGAATCCAACACTATGGTTGTTTGATCGACTTACTTTGCCGAAATGGTCAGCTAGAAGAAGCACAAGCGTTGATTACAGAAATGCCTTATAAACCGGACATCGCAGTGTGGGGGGCTCTCCTTGGTGGTTGCAGAACTAGGAGTGACCTTAAGTCTGCAGAACAGGCCATGGAGGGGATGCAAGAGCTGGAAACAGACGAGAGTGGGGTTTATGTGCTTGTATCAAACATGTATGCAACTTCCAGTCAATATAATGAGGCCTTGAAGGCAAGAGAAATGATGGAGCAGCGGAACATATGGAAGACAACCGGATGTAGTACTGTCATCAAAGAAACTGATGTGGTGTAA